One part of the Tunicatimonas pelagia genome encodes these proteins:
- a CDS encoding FecR family protein — protein MNHFNSVEDFAANLSFRKWVIDNDAQAEEAWRDYLSRYPEKAPLIEEAKRVVRELSRTTYRMSDQQFTATWRSIEADLSRPTVIPSSHRQRSVPLYWYYAAASLSALAIAAAVWLYLVQTTIQTYQTAYGETRELLLPDSSVVTLNANSTLAYNPADFQEHRVVQVAGEAYFAIKKQHDPQGALTSFIVNTEALAVEVLGTEFNVNTRRARTQVVLTEGSVKLQLPAEAVETPIYMNPGDMVTYQPEIQKIQQTLVNPALHTAWKRSELVFEDTPVREIIYVLEDTYGLTITLEDESVAHRKYTGTFHEPDPEIILLALKTLFNLEINRNGNVIILQ, from the coding sequence ATGAACCACTTCAATTCGGTAGAAGATTTTGCAGCCAACCTCTCTTTCAGAAAGTGGGTCATTGACAACGATGCACAGGCCGAAGAAGCGTGGCGAGACTACCTCAGTCGGTATCCTGAAAAAGCACCACTGATAGAAGAAGCGAAGAGGGTTGTGCGAGAACTCTCCCGCACTACGTACCGGATGTCCGATCAGCAGTTCACGGCTACTTGGCGTAGCATAGAAGCTGATTTATCCAGGCCGACAGTAATACCTTCTTCCCATCGTCAACGTAGCGTACCGCTGTATTGGTACTACGCAGCGGCTTCGTTGTCCGCGCTCGCTATCGCTGCGGCTGTCTGGCTGTATCTCGTGCAGACAACGATCCAAACGTACCAAACCGCCTACGGCGAAACCAGAGAACTGTTACTACCCGACAGCTCGGTGGTGACTCTCAACGCTAATTCTACCCTGGCCTATAATCCTGCTGATTTTCAGGAACATCGAGTGGTGCAGGTTGCGGGGGAAGCCTACTTTGCCATTAAAAAACAGCATGATCCCCAGGGTGCGTTAACTTCATTCATTGTAAATACGGAAGCACTGGCTGTAGAGGTGCTGGGAACAGAGTTTAACGTAAATACACGTCGGGCACGTACTCAAGTAGTACTGACTGAGGGCAGTGTGAAATTGCAGCTTCCGGCTGAGGCAGTAGAAACACCTATCTATATGAACCCTGGTGATATGGTTACCTATCAGCCAGAAATACAGAAAATACAACAAACGCTTGTGAATCCTGCCCTGCATACCGCCTGGAAGCGGAGCGAACTGGTGTTTGAAGATACCCCGGTACGCGAGATCATCTACGTACTGGAAGATACCTACGGATTGACAATTACCCTAGAAGATGAGTCAGTAGCCCATCGAAAGTATACAGGTACCTTTCACGAGCCTGATCCGGAAATCATACTCTTAGCATTGAAAACCCTCTTTAATTTGGAAATAAACCGTAATGGAAATGTAATTATCCTACAATAA
- a CDS encoding RNA polymerase sigma factor — protein sequence MSQLKGNLSIATNDHYWERLIQGDQTVLKVLYNQYATLLYNYGRYITQDATLVQDCIHDLFLDLWNQHQSLSSTTAVKPYLYKALRRKIVAEERKITRQLTAPVSTDEYIDTQYLYEFPEAEPSEDVNKVRLTQALTALPKRQREVLSLIFFENLTRPEAAEVMGIDTRTIYSLTCRAIKSLRQDLVVVNPAVLLSCLLALCYY from the coding sequence ATGTCCCAGCTCAAAGGTAATTTATCCATTGCTACTAACGATCATTACTGGGAGCGCCTTATCCAAGGTGATCAGACAGTACTAAAGGTGCTCTACAATCAATACGCAACACTACTATATAACTACGGTCGCTACATTACTCAGGACGCTACGCTGGTTCAGGACTGCATTCATGATTTGTTTCTTGACTTATGGAACCAGCACCAAAGTCTCAGTAGCACGACGGCGGTGAAGCCCTATTTGTATAAAGCCCTACGGCGTAAAATTGTAGCTGAAGAGCGAAAAATTACGCGACAGTTGACCGCGCCGGTATCCACTGATGAGTACATAGATACACAATATCTGTATGAATTTCCGGAAGCTGAGCCATCCGAAGATGTTAATAAGGTCAGACTGACCCAGGCACTTACCGCTCTTCCCAAGCGGCAGCGAGAGGTATTGAGCCTCATCTTCTTTGAGAATTTGACCCGGCCAGAAGCCGCCGAAGTGATGGGAATTGATACGCGGACAATCTACTCCTTAACGTGCCGGGCGATAAAAAGCTTGCGTCAAGACCTTGTCGTGGTAAACCCTGCTGTATTACTAAGCTGCCTGCTTGCTTTGTGTTATTACTAA
- a CDS encoding bifunctional alpha/beta hydrolase/OsmC family protein, translating into MSHTLTFSNQTGHQLSARLEMPADNSPHAFAIFAHCFTCSKNLNAVTHISRALTQTGMAVLRFDFTGLGESEGDFSDTNFSTNIQDLEAAAEYLATNYQAPKLLVGHSLGGAAVLIASSRIQSVEAVATIGAPADPEHVQHLLEDDIAKIKEEGEAVVSLAGRKFTIKKQFLDDVNQAHHDHQIEQIRKPLLILHSPADQTVSIDNAAKIYQQARHPKSFVSLDNADHLLSRKEDSLYVGRAIATWVERYIIPRSPTPLSTDLQVVTRTQQTFTTEIMAGQHALTADEPEAVGGLDLGPSPYDLLAASLGACTGMTLRMYANHKKWPLEEVIVHVKHQKIYDDDCQDCEDPVKKIDHLERVIEVKGDLTEQQRDRLREIADKCPVHKTLHASVKVNTTLAMMNDK; encoded by the coding sequence ATGTCTCACACGCTTACTTTTTCCAATCAAACTGGCCATCAGCTATCGGCCCGCCTAGAAATGCCAGCTGATAACAGTCCTCATGCCTTCGCCATATTTGCCCACTGTTTTACCTGTAGCAAAAATTTAAACGCAGTTACTCACATTAGTCGGGCTTTAACCCAAACGGGGATGGCCGTGCTTCGGTTTGACTTTACCGGATTAGGCGAAAGTGAGGGTGATTTTTCCGATACTAATTTTTCTACCAATATTCAGGACTTAGAAGCTGCCGCTGAATATTTGGCCACTAATTATCAAGCTCCAAAATTATTGGTGGGACATTCGCTAGGTGGGGCTGCTGTACTCATTGCTAGCAGCCGCATTCAGTCCGTAGAAGCAGTAGCTACTATCGGTGCTCCGGCTGATCCTGAACACGTACAGCACCTACTAGAAGATGATATAGCCAAGATCAAGGAAGAAGGTGAAGCCGTAGTTTCTTTAGCCGGAAGAAAGTTTACCATAAAAAAGCAGTTTTTAGATGATGTTAACCAAGCCCACCACGATCACCAAATTGAGCAAATCCGTAAACCATTGTTGATTCTGCACTCTCCGGCTGATCAAACGGTAAGTATTGATAATGCCGCTAAGATTTATCAACAAGCCCGGCATCCAAAATCATTTGTTTCATTAGACAATGCTGACCACTTACTTAGCCGAAAAGAAGACTCGCTGTACGTGGGCCGGGCGATTGCCACTTGGGTAGAACGCTACATTATTCCTCGCTCCCCTACTCCTCTTTCCACCGATTTACAAGTGGTAACCCGCACGCAACAAACTTTTACTACCGAAATTATGGCGGGACAGCACGCCTTAACCGCCGACGAACCTGAGGCGGTAGGTGGATTGGATTTAGGGCCTTCTCCCTACGACTTGCTGGCAGCTAGCTTGGGAGCTTGCACCGGGATGACGCTGCGAATGTACGCCAATCATAAAAAATGGCCTTTAGAAGAGGTAATTGTTCACGTAAAACATCAGAAAATTTACGACGATGACTGCCAGGACTGTGAAGACCCGGTTAAGAAAATTGATCACCTGGAGCGGGTTATAGAAGTGAAGGGTGATCTGACGGAGCAGCAACGAGATCGGTTGCGAGAGATTGCCGATAAATGCCCGGTGCATAAAACCCTACATGCTTCAGTAAAGGTTAATACAACCTTGGCGATGATGAATGATAAGTAG
- a CDS encoding DEAD/DEAH box helicase, with translation MTFKEFTLHEDLLSGLDAMGFAEPTPIQAQTIPPILSGNDIIGCAQTGTGKTAAYLLPTIHHILQHKGEGIQALVIAPTRELAGQIDQQLEGFSYFTPISSTTVYGGQDASSFDKQKTALKGGTEIVIATPGKLLTHLNLGYVNLDRLKFFILDEADRMLDMGFYDDIMRIAHYVPQQRQTLMFSATMPPKIRQLAKNLLNDPEEVNIALSKPAERILQAAFSVHAHQKLGLLEHLLKAKKVNSLIVFCARKTTVKEVSRVIEKLDYEVAAISSDLEQSERENILRKFKNKQLNILVATDILSRGIDVEGIELVINYDVPHDAEDYVHRIGRTARAAARGAAFTFITPDEQGSFSRIEKLIESTVPKAKIPEYLGEAPAYEPNKRRGRGGSNYRKRNGGKRQKS, from the coding sequence TTGACATTTAAAGAATTTACACTCCACGAAGATTTACTATCCGGACTTGATGCAATGGGTTTTGCGGAACCCACGCCAATTCAAGCACAAACCATTCCCCCAATTCTTTCTGGAAATGATATTATCGGTTGCGCTCAAACTGGTACGGGCAAAACGGCGGCTTATCTACTTCCTACCATCCATCATATTTTGCAACACAAAGGAGAAGGCATTCAGGCACTGGTAATTGCTCCTACCCGCGAGTTGGCTGGACAAATCGACCAGCAACTAGAAGGGTTTTCTTATTTTACTCCCATTAGCTCTACTACGGTGTACGGCGGACAAGACGCTTCTTCGTTCGACAAGCAAAAAACAGCACTGAAGGGAGGAACTGAAATTGTAATTGCCACTCCGGGCAAACTGCTAACCCACTTGAACCTGGGCTACGTTAATTTAGATCGGCTAAAGTTTTTCATTCTGGACGAGGCCGACCGGATGCTAGATATGGGCTTTTACGATGACATTATGCGGATTGCCCACTACGTGCCCCAGCAACGGCAAACTCTCATGTTTTCAGCCACTATGCCCCCCAAAATTCGGCAGCTAGCCAAAAACTTATTGAATGATCCGGAAGAAGTTAATATTGCCCTTTCTAAACCCGCCGAACGGATTCTTCAAGCGGCATTTAGTGTACATGCTCACCAAAAACTAGGACTGCTGGAACATCTGCTGAAAGCTAAAAAGGTAAATAGCTTAATCGTTTTCTGTGCCCGAAAAACTACGGTAAAAGAAGTGAGCAGAGTGATAGAAAAGCTAGATTATGAGGTGGCCGCTATCTCGTCTGACCTGGAGCAATCTGAGCGCGAGAATATTTTACGGAAGTTTAAGAATAAGCAACTAAATATCTTAGTGGCGACCGACATTTTGTCAAGAGGTATTGATGTAGAAGGTATTGAACTTGTGATTAATTACGATGTGCCTCACGATGCCGAAGATTACGTTCACCGCATTGGCCGAACTGCCCGAGCTGCCGCCCGGGGAGCAGCCTTTACCTTTATCACTCCCGACGAGCAAGGCTCATTTTCCCGGATCGAGAAACTAATTGAATCCACTGTACCCAAGGCTAAAATACCCGAATACTTAGGAGAAGCTCCGGCCTACGAACCCAATAAGCGACGGGGACGGGGCGGTAGTAATTATCGGAAACGAAACGGTGGAAAGCGACAGAAAAGCTGA
- the ffh gene encoding signal recognition particle protein, which yields MFDNLSNRLDQAFKTLKGQGQITEINVATTVKEIRRALIDADVNYKVAKQVTDKIKEEALGRDVLIAVSPGQLLTKIVEEELAELMGGSRVGVNTTGDPAIVLISGLQGSGKTTFSGKFANYLKKQGKSILLTACDVYRPAAIDQLKVLGEQVGVDVYAEPENKNPVEIANNAISYAKQNGKKVVIVDTAGRLAIDEAMMNEIAALKKELNPSETLFVVDAMTGQDAVNTAKAFNERLNFDGVVLTKLDGDTRGGAALSIKTVVEKPIKFVSNGEKMEALDVFYPDRMARRILDMGDVTTLVEKAQEVFDEEEAERLSRKMRKNQFDFNDFLSQLQQIKKMGNIKDLLGMLPGMGKAIKDLDVDDDSFKPIEAIIRSMTPKEREMPDMINGSRKRRIAKGSGTDVQEVNSLLKQFAEMRKMMKKMNKMTGKRGMANINPFG from the coding sequence ATGTTTGATAATTTAAGTAATCGGCTCGACCAGGCATTCAAAACCCTAAAGGGGCAGGGACAGATCACGGAGATTAACGTAGCCACTACGGTAAAAGAAATTCGTCGGGCACTCATTGATGCTGATGTAAATTATAAGGTTGCGAAGCAGGTTACTGATAAAATTAAGGAAGAAGCTCTGGGGCGCGATGTATTGATTGCTGTCTCACCCGGTCAACTGCTGACTAAAATTGTGGAAGAAGAGCTAGCCGAACTGATGGGCGGAAGCCGAGTAGGTGTGAATACCACGGGCGACCCGGCTATTGTCCTGATTTCTGGTTTGCAGGGTTCGGGTAAAACAACGTTCTCGGGTAAGTTTGCCAACTACCTGAAGAAGCAAGGCAAAAGCATACTGCTTACGGCCTGCGATGTTTACCGTCCGGCAGCTATCGATCAGTTGAAAGTACTGGGTGAACAAGTAGGGGTAGACGTTTACGCTGAGCCCGAAAATAAAAACCCAGTTGAAATTGCTAACAATGCTATTAGCTACGCTAAGCAGAATGGAAAAAAAGTAGTCATTGTCGATACCGCTGGTCGCTTAGCCATCGATGAAGCCATGATGAATGAGATTGCTGCCCTAAAAAAAGAGCTCAACCCAAGTGAAACTTTGTTTGTGGTAGATGCCATGACGGGGCAAGATGCGGTGAATACTGCTAAGGCTTTTAATGAGCGGCTGAATTTTGACGGAGTCGTCCTTACCAAACTGGATGGTGATACCCGAGGAGGGGCAGCCCTATCTATCAAAACGGTAGTAGAGAAGCCCATTAAGTTTGTGAGTAACGGGGAGAAAATGGAAGCCCTGGATGTTTTCTACCCCGACCGTATGGCTCGCCGAATTTTGGATATGGGCGACGTAACCACGCTGGTAGAAAAAGCCCAGGAAGTTTTCGATGAGGAAGAAGCGGAGCGACTGAGCCGCAAGATGCGAAAGAATCAGTTCGATTTTAATGACTTTCTTTCGCAGCTCCAGCAAATTAAGAAGATGGGGAATATTAAAGACCTGCTTGGTATGTTGCCCGGCATGGGGAAAGCCATCAAAGACTTAGATGTAGATGACGACTCATTCAAGCCAATTGAAGCAATTATTCGTTCTATGACCCCCAAAGAGCGTGAAATGCCCGATATGATTAATGGCAGCCGCAAGCGCCGTATTGCGAAAGGCAGTGGCACTGATGTTCAGGAAGTAAACAGCCTGCTTAAGCAGTTCGCTGAGATGAGAAAGATGATGAAGAAAATGAATAAGATGACAGGCAAGCGAGGAATGGCAAATATTAACCCGTTTGGGTAA
- a CDS encoding pyruvate dehydrogenase complex E1 component subunit beta, with translation MREIQFREALNEAMSEEMRRDENVFLIGEEVAVYNGAYKVSQGMLDEFGEKRVIDTPISELAFTGIGIGAAMNGLRPIVEFMTYNFSLVAIDQIINGAAKILSMSGGQYHAPVVFRGPTGNAGQLGQQHSQNFDSWYANTPGLKVVVPSNPKDAKGLLKSSVRDEDPIIFMESELMYSDKGEVPEGDDLLIPIGKADVVKEGTDVTIVSFGKVMKVALETADELQKDDISAEVIDLRTIRPIDYEAVVNSVKKTNRLVIVEEAWPLGNISTEVTYHIQRHAFDYLDAPIRRICNWDTSLHYAPTLIEVILPNVKKTLQACKDVLYV, from the coding sequence ATGAGAGAAATTCAGTTTCGCGAAGCGCTAAATGAAGCTATGAGCGAAGAAATGCGCCGTGATGAAAATGTTTTTTTAATAGGTGAAGAGGTAGCTGTATACAATGGTGCCTATAAAGTAAGCCAGGGTATGCTTGATGAGTTTGGGGAAAAGCGGGTAATAGATACTCCTATTTCTGAACTGGCATTTACTGGCATTGGTATTGGAGCAGCGATGAACGGCTTACGCCCCATTGTTGAGTTTATGACCTATAACTTTTCGTTGGTCGCCATTGACCAGATTATTAATGGTGCAGCGAAAATCCTTTCTATGTCGGGAGGGCAGTACCATGCACCGGTTGTATTCCGAGGGCCTACCGGTAATGCCGGACAGCTAGGTCAGCAACACTCTCAGAACTTTGATAGTTGGTACGCCAATACCCCTGGTTTAAAGGTAGTAGTGCCGAGTAACCCTAAAGACGCTAAAGGTTTGCTGAAATCGTCGGTGCGGGATGAAGACCCTATTATTTTTATGGAGTCGGAGCTGATGTACAGCGATAAAGGGGAAGTACCCGAAGGTGATGATCTACTGATTCCTATTGGTAAAGCCGATGTGGTGAAAGAAGGAACGGATGTAACCATCGTCTCGTTTGGAAAAGTAATGAAGGTAGCCTTGGAAACGGCCGATGAGTTGCAGAAAGATGATATTTCAGCCGAAGTGATTGACCTTCGTACTATTCGCCCTATTGATTATGAAGCAGTAGTAAACTCTGTGAAGAAAACCAATCGATTGGTAATTGTAGAGGAAGCTTGGCCACTAGGCAATATTTCTACCGAAGTAACTTACCACATACAACGCCATGCCTTCGATTATCTGGATGCTCCCATCCGCCGAATATGCAACTGGGATACGTCACTGCACTACGCCCCCACATTAATTGAAGTAATTTTACCCAACGTAAAAAAGACACTACAAGCGTGTAAAGACGTGCTATACGTTTAA
- a CDS encoding glycosyltransferase family 2 protein, with translation MEPAAVVILNYNGVHFLEQFLPSVVSYSSGHRIIVADNASTDSSLDFLRENYPSVEVFAFSENYGFAEGYNQALNRIENTYSILLNSDAEVTPHWIDPVLKLMDQDSSIAACQPKVRAYHRKNYFEHAGAAGGYIDTLGYPFCRGRILDTTEEDCGQYDSVAPIFWATGACFFVRTEVYKSLGGFDSNFFAHMEEIDLCWRMHRAGYQLYCQPASVVYHVGGGTMSANNPRKTYLNFRNSTAMLYKNESVVRLLWKLPAKLGLDLLAALVFLGQQKPQDAGAALRATRDFIGKLPQWERVSVEQIRTVGGVSSVQSPGLLVFARYLLGKKYFQDLAFAQQLSSTKSDYGSFGDDSGSSPRKQSLGTRE, from the coding sequence ATGGAGCCAGCGGCAGTTGTCATCCTAAACTACAACGGAGTTCATTTCTTAGAGCAATTTCTTCCCAGTGTAGTGTCGTACAGCTCAGGACACCGAATTATTGTAGCTGATAATGCTTCTACCGATTCTTCTCTTGATTTTCTGCGCGAAAATTATCCTTCCGTAGAAGTCTTCGCTTTTTCCGAAAATTACGGCTTTGCCGAAGGCTACAACCAGGCACTGAATCGTATTGAGAATACCTACAGTATTTTGCTGAATTCAGATGCGGAAGTAACTCCGCACTGGATTGATCCCGTGCTTAAGCTCATGGATCAAGATAGCTCTATTGCTGCCTGTCAGCCGAAGGTGCGGGCGTACCATCGGAAAAATTACTTTGAGCACGCCGGAGCTGCCGGCGGCTACATTGATACGCTGGGCTATCCCTTCTGCCGAGGAAGAATTCTGGATACTACGGAAGAAGACTGCGGGCAGTACGATAGTGTAGCACCTATCTTCTGGGCTACCGGGGCTTGTTTTTTCGTTCGTACGGAGGTTTACAAATCGCTGGGTGGCTTTGACTCCAACTTTTTTGCTCATATGGAAGAGATTGATCTATGCTGGCGGATGCACCGAGCGGGGTACCAGCTATACTGCCAACCGGCAAGTGTGGTATATCACGTAGGCGGAGGAACCATGTCGGCTAATAACCCTCGTAAAACGTACTTAAACTTTCGAAACAGTACCGCGATGCTTTATAAAAACGAATCGGTTGTTCGGCTACTCTGGAAATTACCCGCCAAATTGGGGCTGGATTTGCTGGCTGCGTTAGTTTTTTTGGGACAACAAAAACCGCAGGATGCTGGGGCTGCGTTACGAGCTACTCGAGATTTTATTGGAAAATTGCCCCAGTGGGAAAGGGTAAGTGTAGAGCAAATAAGAACTGTCGGTGGTGTCTCTTCGGTGCAATCGCCCGGATTATTGGTATTTGCCCGGTACCTGCTCGGAAAAAAATATTTTCAAGACTTGGCGTTTGCTCAACAGCTTAGTAGTACCAAATCGGATTACGGCTCTTTCGGAGATGATTCCGGAAGTTCACCCAGAAAGCAATCCCTAGGTACAAGAGAATAG
- a CDS encoding YbaB/EbfC family nucleoid-associated protein encodes MFDMNKMMEKVKEVQEKMKEAQEKLGDVTATGESGAGLVKATVNGKKQLINLEIDNDLIKPEDKEVMQDLVIAAVNKALEEVDAKAKETMKQSTEGFIPNIPGFDLGNFT; translated from the coding sequence ATGTTTGATATGAACAAAATGATGGAGAAGGTGAAAGAGGTGCAGGAAAAAATGAAAGAGGCCCAGGAAAAGCTAGGGGATGTAACTGCCACTGGCGAGTCGGGAGCCGGACTAGTGAAAGCTACGGTGAATGGCAAAAAGCAACTCATCAACCTGGAAATAGATAATGACTTGATAAAACCCGAAGATAAAGAGGTGATGCAGGACTTGGTAATTGCTGCGGTTAATAAAGCCTTGGAGGAAGTAGACGCCAAAGCCAAAGAGACCATGAAGCAGTCGACCGAAGGCTTCATTCCCAATATTCCCGGTTTTGACCTAGGAAACTTTACCTAA
- a CDS encoding gliding motility-associated C-terminal domain-containing protein: protein MPIKRFYVLLLCWIASGVANAQITESEPTGNFGVDKTRGCAPLTVTVTDLSDPLMGGPRVYNFDYSPGDRIPVNPTNITDTTYAIPGSYLIIQVLGSQIDSVRIEVLEPRTPQFQLLNCTENRVFVDIQDDYYDLLEIDFGDGTPLEIVDTDQPSFIHQYANDDEYTVNVRGLFNVPDNSGCADSAAAFTTFAGGAFPVATLSEVEILDEASIRVAYSLPDENVSYQLQVTEEDGSTTTNYPLAPGSTELVIEQGEWNTREDYFCMVVVAVDPCEPGNSVSSNEICSIALEAIAEDLQNNLSWQTEPGLFDQYQIFRDGEVLVTSVPTNYEDIDVVCQQPYLYQIVANDGVGASRSEAISLTAISTTVPEAVPNLTAGLQDVSITLTWPETTGDIQQYYIYRRQEGAAVVRYDSVTDPDVSFPYIDSNVEVDQEYCYQISYTDECGNESVLSEEVCQRVPARAQVYFPNAFTPNGDGLNDIFLYQASLLESITFEVFNRWGELIFHTDRLDVGWDGTYNGGRAPEGTYLYLINVTDQLGNQFTQHGKFVLLNPNIR, encoded by the coding sequence TTGCCAATTAAAAGATTTTACGTACTTCTTTTGTGCTGGATAGCTAGTGGAGTAGCGAATGCCCAAATTACCGAAAGCGAACCAACTGGTAACTTCGGAGTAGATAAAACTAGAGGCTGCGCGCCCTTAACCGTCACAGTTACCGATTTGAGCGACCCTCTAATGGGTGGCCCCCGAGTGTATAACTTTGACTACAGTCCAGGAGATAGAATTCCGGTCAATCCCACCAATATTACTGATACTACCTATGCCATCCCCGGTTCATATTTGATTATTCAGGTACTAGGCTCTCAAATTGATAGCGTTCGTATTGAAGTGTTAGAACCCCGCACTCCGCAGTTTCAGCTACTCAACTGTACCGAAAACCGAGTTTTTGTAGATATTCAGGATGATTACTACGATTTGTTAGAAATTGACTTTGGAGATGGCACCCCGCTGGAAATAGTAGATACGGACCAACCTTCTTTTATTCATCAATACGCTAATGACGATGAGTACACGGTGAATGTACGAGGGCTATTTAATGTTCCTGATAATTCAGGTTGTGCCGATAGTGCTGCTGCTTTTACCACTTTTGCCGGAGGTGCTTTTCCGGTAGCCACCTTATCGGAGGTAGAAATTTTAGATGAGGCGAGTATTCGCGTGGCCTACAGCTTGCCTGATGAAAATGTAAGCTATCAGCTTCAAGTAACTGAAGAAGATGGAAGCACTACTACCAATTATCCGCTAGCCCCTGGCTCTACGGAACTAGTGATTGAACAAGGCGAATGGAACACCCGTGAAGATTACTTCTGCATGGTGGTGGTGGCAGTAGATCCCTGCGAGCCGGGTAACAGCGTTTCTTCTAATGAAATCTGCTCCATTGCTTTGGAGGCCATTGCGGAAGATTTACAAAATAACCTAAGCTGGCAAACTGAGCCTGGTTTGTTCGATCAGTATCAAATATTCCGGGATGGTGAAGTATTAGTCACTTCTGTTCCTACTAACTATGAGGACATAGATGTAGTTTGTCAGCAACCGTATCTTTACCAAATAGTTGCTAATGACGGAGTAGGAGCGAGCCGCTCTGAAGCAATTTCTCTTACCGCAATTAGTACCACGGTACCGGAGGCAGTTCCTAATCTCACGGCTGGGTTACAAGACGTATCAATTACGCTAACGTGGCCAGAAACAACGGGTGATATTCAGCAGTACTACATTTACCGCAGGCAGGAAGGCGCAGCCGTGGTCCGCTACGATTCGGTTACTGATCCGGATGTATCATTTCCCTACATCGATAGCAATGTGGAGGTTGACCAGGAATACTGTTACCAAATAAGCTATACTGATGAATGCGGAAATGAGTCGGTATTGAGTGAGGAAGTATGCCAGCGAGTACCGGCTCGGGCGCAGGTGTATTTTCCCAATGCCTTTACCCCCAACGGAGATGGTCTTAATGATATATTTTTGTATCAAGCTTCTTTGCTCGAGTCAATTACCTTCGAGGTGTTTAATCGCTGGGGCGAACTGATATTTCATACCGATCGGCTCGATGTAGGTTGGGATGGCACCTACAACGGGGGAAGAGCTCCTGAGGGCACGTATCTTTACTTGATAAATGTAACCGATCAGCTTGGAAACCAATTTACGCAGCACGGAAAATTCGTCTTGCTAAATCCCAATATCCGCTAA